One segment of Fimbriimonadales bacterium DNA contains the following:
- a CDS encoding YceI family protein, protein MARWRFEPGHTAAEFCVRHMMVTDVRGHLKNIEGFLEFDPEKPQEAYTEAKVYAQNLCTHEEERDAHLRSDHFLDTQNHPLIEFRSTKVILTGKYQYKVMGDLTIRGVTRTVTLAVRFNGKVHSPFDDYRIGFYAETVFNRHDFGVSWDAETLDGGKVVGDDVYITIDAEAILER, encoded by the coding sequence ATGGCGCGATGGAGGTTCGAACCCGGTCACACCGCAGCAGAGTTTTGCGTGCGCCATATGATGGTGACGGACGTTCGTGGACATCTCAAAAACATCGAAGGATTTCTCGAGTTCGACCCCGAAAAACCACAAGAAGCATATACAGAAGCAAAAGTTTACGCTCAAAACTTATGCACACACGAAGAGGAAAGAGATGCACATTTGCGGAGTGACCATTTTCTCGACACGCAGAATCATCCTCTCATAGAATTCCGCTCCACGAAAGTCATTCTTACTGGCAAATATCAATACAAAGTGATGGGGGATTTGACGATTCGGGGAGTAACGAGAACAGTTACCCTCGCCGTACGTTTCAATGGTAAGGTTCATTCTCCGTTCGATGATTATAGAATCGGATTTTATGCGGAGACAGTCTTCAATCGTCACGATTTCGGAGTGAGTTGGGACGCAGAGACACTCGATGGTGGAAAGGTCGTGGGAGACGATGTATACATCACAATAGACGCAGAAGCGATTTTAGAAAGATGA